A DNA window from Loxodonta africana isolate mLoxAfr1 chromosome 7, mLoxAfr1.hap2, whole genome shotgun sequence contains the following coding sequences:
- the LIPT2 gene encoding octanoyl-[acyl-carrier-protein]:protein N-octanoyltransferase LIPT2, mitochondrial isoform X1, producing the protein MRQPAVRLVRLGRVPYTEVLAVQERWLRRLQAEPGTEALPRIEAGALLLSEPAGPVYTAGLRGGLTPEEAARLQALGAEVRATGRGGLATFHGPGQLLCHPVLDLRRFGLRLRTHVAALEACAVRLCELQGLPAARARPPPYTGVWLGELKICAIGVRCGRHITSHGLALNCCTDLTWFEHIVPCGLVGTGVTSLSKELQRYVTVDEVMPPFLEAFKETYKCTLTSEDNLS; encoded by the exons ATGAGACAACCGGCGGTGCGACTGGTGCGACTGGGCCGGGTGCCATATACCGAAGTTCTGGCGGTGCAGGAGCGCTGGCTGAGGCGGCTGCAAGCAGAGCCAGGCACTGAGGCCCTACCGAGGATTGAGGCGGGCGCCCTCCTTCTCAGCGAGCCCGCGGGGCCTGTGTACACAGCCGGGTTGCGCGGCGGCTTGACGCCCGAGGAGGCGGCTCGGCTGCAGGCATTAGGCGCCGAGGTGCGGGCTACCGGCCGCGGCGGCCTAGCCACCTTCCATGGCCCGGGCCAGCTGCTTTGCCATCCGGTACTCGATTTGCGGCGCTTCGGCCTGCGCTTGCGCACCCACGTGGCGGCGCTGGAGGCGTGCGCTGTGCGCCTGTGCGAGCTCCAGGGCCTGCCGGCCGCGCGCGCTCGACCCCCGCCCTATACCGGCGTGTGGCTGGGTGAGCTCAAGATCTGTGCGATCG GAGTCCGCTGTGGAAGACACATCACGTCTCATGGCCTGGCTCTGAACTGTTGTACGGACCTGACGTGGTTTGAGCACATTGTCCCTTGTGGGCTGGTGGGAACAGGTGTGACTTCCCTGAGTAAGGAGCTCCAGAGATACGTCACTGTGGATGAAGTAATGCCACCTTTTCTTGAGGCCTTTAAGGAGACCTACAAGTGCACACTGACTTCAGAGGACAACCTCAGCTGA
- the LIPT2 gene encoding octanoyl-[acyl-carrier-protein]:protein N-octanoyltransferase LIPT2, mitochondrial isoform X2, with product MRQPAVRLVRLGRVPYTEVLAVQERWLRRLQAEPGTEALPRIEAGALLLSEPAGPVYTAGLRGGLTPEEAARLQALGAEVRATGRGGLATFHGPGQLLCHPVLDLRRFGLRLRTHVAALEACAVRLCELQGLPAARARPPPYTGVWLGVRCGRHITSHGLALNCCTDLTWFEHIVPCGLVGTGVTSLSKELQRYVTVDEVMPPFLEAFKETYKCTLTSEDNLS from the exons ATGAGACAACCGGCGGTGCGACTGGTGCGACTGGGCCGGGTGCCATATACCGAAGTTCTGGCGGTGCAGGAGCGCTGGCTGAGGCGGCTGCAAGCAGAGCCAGGCACTGAGGCCCTACCGAGGATTGAGGCGGGCGCCCTCCTTCTCAGCGAGCCCGCGGGGCCTGTGTACACAGCCGGGTTGCGCGGCGGCTTGACGCCCGAGGAGGCGGCTCGGCTGCAGGCATTAGGCGCCGAGGTGCGGGCTACCGGCCGCGGCGGCCTAGCCACCTTCCATGGCCCGGGCCAGCTGCTTTGCCATCCGGTACTCGATTTGCGGCGCTTCGGCCTGCGCTTGCGCACCCACGTGGCGGCGCTGGAGGCGTGCGCTGTGCGCCTGTGCGAGCTCCAGGGCCTGCCGGCCGCGCGCGCTCGACCCCCGCCCTATACCGGCGTGTGGCTGG GAGTCCGCTGTGGAAGACACATCACGTCTCATGGCCTGGCTCTGAACTGTTGTACGGACCTGACGTGGTTTGAGCACATTGTCCCTTGTGGGCTGGTGGGAACAGGTGTGACTTCCCTGAGTAAGGAGCTCCAGAGATACGTCACTGTGGATGAAGTAATGCCACCTTTTCTTGAGGCCTTTAAGGAGACCTACAAGTGCACACTGACTTCAGAGGACAACCTCAGCTGA